The following are from one region of the Methanospirillum hungatei genome:
- a CDS encoding proton-conducting transporter membrane subunit: protein MDILLDNLPGLLIAIPLLGAFLTPLLSRAGDTVRNVWILLITALSSLCGLLVASRVLETGTIVYTFGVDTISQVIPPDSGGIPIRIIFTIDPMNAFMLIIAAIVGFCITLYSISSMEKLSGKDGFFTLLLLLITGVYGMIATGDLFNFFVFLEISSLAGAALVAYRIDKGVAAEAGLKYAALSTLGGMLFLVGVGLLFAQYNSLNMAVIADRMQMTGLDIIAFVLFFTALAMKCGAVPMHFWTPDSYAMAPSAVTAFLVVSSQASLYALFRVCFTLYGGQINLLTVGWVIIILGVLSMFIGVTMAIPQKDVKRLMAYHAVSQTGYMLLGVGVGLAALSSTCLSQSVGMMALKGGLFHIMNHALYKGLLFLTAGVIMYRCGTRNLNQLGGLGHNMKWTMVFFMIGALAIAGIPPFNGFASKLLIYESTFLFNPLLAVIAMVVSILTLASFVKVFHSMFMGPKLPEYQDVEDAPRPMLIAMGILAVLVILFGIFPQQVVDALVAPAATALIDYQGYISAVLGGA from the coding sequence ATGGATATACTACTTGACAACCTGCCAGGACTTCTTATCGCAATCCCTCTGCTGGGAGCATTTTTAACTCCACTCCTCTCCAGAGCAGGCGATACGGTCCGAAATGTCTGGATACTTCTCATCACCGCCCTTTCATCACTCTGCGGGCTTTTAGTTGCATCACGGGTTCTTGAAACCGGGACGATTGTGTATACATTCGGGGTTGACACGATATCACAGGTAATCCCACCAGATTCAGGGGGCATCCCCATCAGGATCATCTTTACCATTGATCCGATGAACGCCTTCATGCTCATAATCGCCGCTATCGTCGGTTTTTGTATCACCCTCTACTCCATATCCAGCATGGAGAAATTATCAGGAAAGGACGGATTCTTTACCCTCCTCCTGCTTCTTATCACCGGCGTATATGGGATGATCGCAACCGGAGACCTCTTCAACTTCTTTGTCTTCCTTGAGATCAGTTCCCTTGCCGGAGCTGCTCTGGTTGCCTACCGGATAGATAAGGGAGTTGCTGCAGAAGCCGGACTGAAATATGCAGCACTCTCTACCCTCGGGGGCATGCTCTTCCTGGTAGGAGTCGGTCTTCTCTTTGCCCAGTATAACTCCCTCAATATGGCAGTTATCGCTGACCGGATGCAGATGACCGGGCTTGATATCATCGCATTTGTCCTGTTCTTTACTGCCCTTGCCATGAAGTGTGGAGCAGTCCCCATGCACTTCTGGACGCCGGACAGTTATGCCATGGCACCATCAGCAGTCACGGCATTCCTGGTTGTCTCATCACAGGCAAGTCTGTATGCTCTCTTCAGAGTATGTTTCACCCTCTACGGAGGCCAGATAAACCTGCTTACCGTCGGATGGGTCATCATCATTCTTGGAGTGCTCTCTATGTTCATCGGTGTCACGATGGCAATCCCACAAAAGGATGTAAAGAGGTTGATGGCATATCATGCAGTCTCTCAGACCGGATACATGTTGCTTGGTGTCGGAGTCGGACTAGCTGCACTTTCCAGTACCTGCCTTTCCCAGAGTGTCGGGATGATGGCACTCAAGGGAGGGCTCTTCCATATCATGAACCATGCCCTGTACAAGGGTCTTCTGTTCCTGACCGCCGGTGTCATCATGTACCGGTGTGGAACACGAAATCTCAACCAGCTTGGTGGCCTTGGACACAATATGAAATGGACCATGGTCTTTTTCATGATCGGAGCACTGGCAATCGCCGGGATTCCGCCATTCAACGGATTTGCATCCAAGTTGCTCATTTATGAGTCCACGTTCCTGTTCAATCCCCTTCTTGCCGTCATCGCCATGGTCGTGAGTATCCTGACTCTGGCTTCCTTCGTCAAAGTCTTCCATTCCATGTTCATGGGTCCAAAACTGCCTGAATATCAGGACGTTGAGGATGCACCAAGACCGATGCTCATTGCGATGGGAATACTGGCAGTTCTGGTTATCCTCTTTGGTATATTCCCTCAACAGGTGGTAGATGCCCTGGTTGCTCCGGCAGCAACGGCACTCATCGATTACCAGGGCTATATATCGGCAGTCCTCGGAGGTGCTTAA
- a CDS encoding transglutaminase-like domain-containing protein, which produces MHLPPLIPPVSITPYLSCSGVINCTNAEIRTLARTITTSEIDDIERTRTLYTWVRDSIAHSVDAGHKDLMWNATDVLNARHGLCFGKSHLFVALCRALGIPAGLCYQRVRSENGSWVLHGLAAVYIEPLDKWIRLDPRGNKPGISAEFSIEYEQIAYEPVSEGEWLDQHIYPEPWQDVSHLVELSMNVPEFIENSGKIHIPPITQERIQIMKSSCSS; this is translated from the coding sequence ATGCACCTCCCCCCACTCATACCTCCCGTATCAATCACTCCATACCTTTCCTGCTCAGGAGTGATTAACTGCACAAATGCAGAGATACGCACATTGGCACGAACTATTACCACATCTGAAATCGACGACATCGAACGAACAAGAACACTGTATACCTGGGTTCGGGATTCTATTGCTCATTCAGTCGATGCTGGACACAAAGATCTGATGTGGAATGCGACCGATGTCCTGAACGCCAGACATGGACTCTGTTTTGGGAAGTCCCACCTGTTTGTTGCGTTATGCAGGGCACTTGGGATCCCAGCCGGTCTGTGTTATCAGCGGGTGCGAAGTGAGAATGGGAGCTGGGTGCTTCATGGCCTTGCTGCAGTTTATATCGAACCTCTGGATAAATGGATCAGATTAGATCCCAGAGGAAATAAACCAGGTATTTCTGCAGAATTTTCTATCGAATATGAACAAATTGCTTATGAACCAGTATCTGAAGGTGAATGGCTTGACCAGCACATATATCCAGAACCATGGCAGGATGTGTCACATCTGGTTGAGTTATCCATGAATGTTCCTGAATTTATTGAAAATTCTGGAAAAATCCATATTCCCCCGATAACCCAGGAACGAATACAAATTATGAAGTCATCCTGTTCTTCCTGA
- a CDS encoding hydrogenase subunit MbhD domain-containing protein, with the protein MIDIIHILVLIGILITAAFIVWQKNLISAAVTFAAFSFLLSIEFYILQAPDVAIAEAAVGAGVSTAIFLIAIRATHDQEVT; encoded by the coding sequence GTGATAGACATTATTCACATTCTGGTTTTAATCGGCATCCTCATCACTGCAGCATTTATTGTCTGGCAGAAGAACCTCATTTCCGCCGCGGTTACCTTTGCAGCGTTCAGTTTTCTCCTCTCGATTGAATTTTATATCCTCCAGGCCCCGGATGTTGCTATTGCTGAGGCAGCCGTCGGTGCCGGAGTCTCAACGGCAATATTTTTGATTGCCATCAGGGCGACCCATGACCAGGAGGTGACATGA
- a CDS encoding Na(+)/H(+) antiporter subunit B, with protein sequence MSDSLSKIIRTTADVMFLFITVFGFYIVLHGHLTPGGGFQGGAVIATGFILLIVAYKLEDFLGWFQKKTFQSCEMSGLILFIGTALAAIPLGYLFFMNFLNGTGGLFGQAVPFGINPGFLNTAGTIPIMNIAVGIEVLGGLSIIILYMTSGIRSHEEGE encoded by the coding sequence ATGAGTGACAGTCTGAGTAAAATCATCCGGACCACAGCGGATGTGATGTTCCTCTTTATCACGGTGTTTGGTTTTTACATCGTGCTTCACGGGCACTTAACCCCCGGGGGAGGATTCCAGGGTGGAGCAGTAATCGCAACCGGATTCATTTTGCTGATAGTTGCCTATAAACTGGAGGACTTTTTGGGATGGTTCCAGAAGAAAACTTTTCAGTCATGCGAGATGTCAGGTCTTATTCTGTTTATCGGAACCGCCCTTGCCGCAATACCACTCGGGTATCTCTTCTTCATGAACTTCTTAAATGGAACCGGAGGTCTGTTTGGTCAGGCAGTCCCATTTGGGATTAATCCAGGTTTTCTGAATACCGCAGGCACAATTCCTATCATGAATATCGCTGTGGGGATTGAAGTGCTCGGCGGACTCAGCATCATCATTCTGTATATGACAAGTGGAATTCGATCTCACGAGGAGGGAGAATGA
- a CDS encoding 4Fe-4S dicluster domain-containing protein gives MIKLPSVPMVLRQLFKKPATNFFPAKNLPSTITGFLESVAAGKATIHPPIPTPVKYRGKILYDRNTCIGCKMCIRVCPANAIEFIPEIKRIRIWVTQCVFCSQCNDICPKDCLHMSSDFLLATEDRFNENMIVE, from the coding sequence ATGATCAAACTCCCCTCAGTTCCGATGGTGCTTCGCCAGCTCTTTAAAAAGCCGGCAACTAATTTCTTCCCGGCAAAAAACCTGCCATCGACGATCACCGGATTTCTGGAGTCAGTTGCTGCAGGAAAGGCAACAATTCATCCGCCGATCCCAACACCGGTCAAGTACCGGGGTAAGATCCTGTATGACCGGAACACCTGTATTGGATGTAAAATGTGTATCAGGGTCTGTCCGGCAAATGCTATTGAATTTATACCAGAGATAAAAAGAATCAGGATCTGGGTTACCCAGTGTGTCTTCTGCAGCCAGTGTAATGATATCTGTCCAAAAGACTGCCTGCATATGTCTTCAGATTTCCTGCTTGCAACTGAAGACCGGTTTAATGAAAATATGATTGTCGAATAA
- a CDS encoding nicotinate phosphoribosyltransferase: MSNLKSPILTDLYELTMMYVWFLSDTINNQSCFDLFFRSCPFQGEYIVAAGIDDALLFLQNARFSREDIAYIRSLNLFDESFLIWLSEWRFDGSVHAVDEGTVVFPGGPVFRVSGPIGSCQLVETALLNLINFSSLIATKAARICMVAGFDTVMEFGARRAQGPDGALSASRAAYIGGCTGTSNVEAGKMFGIPVKGTHAHSYVMSYHSELDSFRRYAEVFPQASVLLVDTYDTIFSGMVHAIEVGLEMKRQGRTLAGVRLDSGDMLSLSKQARKMLDDAGLSDTKIVASGDLDEYGIHTLKEQGAPIDLYGVGTRLVTGHESPAIAGVYKLSAIEHTLGHSEMRMKVTDHTEKISLPGIKQVYRSFDGNGMMTGDCIELESAGFDVPGYVPLLIPALRDGSIVRPERSLHDIRNHVMSALQTIPPDVVRLMYPSRYPVSIGPALTKAREKMMNEFTG, encoded by the coding sequence ATGAGTAACCTGAAATCTCCAATCCTTACTGATTTGTATGAATTGACCATGATGTATGTCTGGTTTTTATCGGACACCATAAATAATCAGTCCTGCTTTGATCTTTTTTTCAGATCCTGTCCCTTTCAGGGTGAATACATAGTTGCAGCCGGTATAGACGATGCGCTCTTATTTCTTCAAAATGCCCGGTTTTCCAGGGAAGATATCGCGTATATCAGGTCACTCAATCTCTTTGATGAATCTTTCCTGATCTGGCTCTCTGAATGGAGATTTGATGGTTCTGTTCATGCAGTGGATGAAGGAACCGTTGTGTTTCCTGGCGGACCTGTCTTCAGGGTGAGTGGCCCTATTGGATCCTGTCAGCTGGTCGAGACCGCTCTATTAAACCTTATCAATTTTTCTTCTCTCATCGCAACGAAAGCAGCCCGGATATGCATGGTTGCCGGGTTTGATACGGTAATGGAATTTGGAGCCAGAAGAGCCCAGGGACCGGACGGAGCATTATCTGCTTCACGTGCAGCCTATATTGGTGGGTGCACTGGGACATCCAACGTTGAAGCGGGAAAGATGTTTGGCATCCCGGTGAAGGGAACCCATGCTCATTCCTATGTCATGTCATACCATTCTGAACTGGATTCATTCAGGCGGTATGCAGAGGTTTTTCCCCAAGCATCTGTTCTTCTGGTCGATACGTATGACACCATCTTCAGTGGAATGGTTCATGCCATTGAGGTAGGTCTTGAGATGAAAAGACAAGGCCGGACTTTGGCTGGTGTGAGACTTGACAGCGGTGATATGCTCTCGCTTTCGAAACAGGCAAGGAAGATGCTTGACGATGCAGGACTTTCTGATACGAAGATTGTCGCGTCCGGAGACCTTGATGAGTATGGCATTCACACACTCAAAGAGCAGGGTGCCCCCATAGATCTCTACGGAGTCGGGACCAGGCTGGTGACCGGTCATGAATCACCTGCAATCGCCGGGGTGTATAAGTTATCCGCGATAGAACACACTCTCGGACATAGCGAGATGAGGATGAAGGTTACTGACCATACTGAAAAGATCTCGCTTCCTGGCATTAAGCAGGTATATCGCTCCTTTGATGGCAATGGGATGATGACCGGTGACTGTATTGAACTTGAGTCCGCTGGATTTGATGTTCCAGGTTATGTCCCCTTACTCATCCCGGCTCTTCGTGATGGTTCCATCGTCCGACCAGAACGATCTTTGCATGATATCAGAAATCATGTAATGAGCGCTTTGCAGACGATACCTCCAGACGTGGTCAGGCTGATGTATCCATCCAGGTATCCGGTATCAATCGGGCCAGCCCTTACAAAGGCCAGGGAAAAAATGATGAATGAGTTTACCGGTTAA
- a CDS encoding NADH-quinone oxidoreductase subunit B family protein, which yields MKLSPSFNRSLWVFHVNSGSCNGCDIEIVAALCPRYDPERFGIKLVGSPRHADVLLVTGPVTHQMRDRVKRVYDQMAAPKVVMCVGTCGQSGGVFYDSYNLDGPIDQVIPVDVYVPGCAPRPEAIIYGVVQAIAKLERLEKEVRS from the coding sequence ATGAAACTCTCTCCATCATTTAACCGGTCACTCTGGGTATTTCATGTGAATTCAGGGTCTTGTAACGGATGTGATATCGAGATTGTCGCAGCACTCTGCCCCCGGTACGACCCTGAACGATTTGGAATAAAACTGGTCGGATCACCACGGCATGCAGATGTCCTGCTTGTTACCGGTCCAGTTACTCACCAGATGAGAGACCGGGTAAAACGGGTCTATGACCAGATGGCAGCTCCAAAAGTTGTCATGTGTGTAGGAACCTGTGGTCAGTCAGGAGGAGTGTTTTACGACTCCTACAATCTTGACGGACCAATCGACCAGGTTATCCCAGTGGATGTGTATGTGCCAGGCTGTGCACCACGGCCTGAAGCGATTATTTATGGCGTGGTGCAGGCGATTGCAAAACTTGAGAGGCTAGAAAAGGAGGTGAGATCATGA
- a CDS encoding cation:proton antiporter, giving the protein MTDIFMIAALLTVIIAFGAMVRLVLGPTNPDRVVAVDTINTLTVAVMILLGVVYQQYIFIDVAIVYALLSFVSTLYIAKHIGGEL; this is encoded by the coding sequence ATGACAGATATCTTTATGATTGCCGCCCTGCTCACGGTAATTATCGCCTTTGGGGCTATGGTAAGACTGGTTCTCGGGCCGACAAACCCGGATCGGGTCGTGGCGGTGGATACCATCAACACGCTCACGGTAGCGGTCATGATTCTGCTCGGTGTGGTGTACCAGCAGTACATCTTCATTGATGTTGCAATCGTCTACGCTCTGCTATCCTTTGTCTCAACCCTGTATATTGCAAAGCATATCGGCGGTGAACTCTGA
- a CDS encoding sodium:proton antiporter, producing MIDNLPFLVVAITILLGLYTILLKKDLIKIIMGISLIESGVNLFLIALGYRWDRIAPIFTGAPSLAMVMPTVQALTLTSIVIGVATLALLLSMVMIIYRYYRTTDVREVSKLQG from the coding sequence ATGATAGATAATCTTCCATTCCTGGTCGTTGCAATCACCATCCTGCTCGGCCTGTATACCATCCTTCTAAAAAAGGATCTTATCAAAATTATCATGGGAATATCACTCATAGAATCCGGAGTCAACCTCTTCCTCATCGCACTTGGCTACCGGTGGGACAGAATTGCACCCATCTTTACCGGGGCTCCTTCTCTTGCCATGGTGATGCCCACAGTTCAGGCTCTGACGCTGACGAGCATTGTCATCGGTGTTGCAACCCTTGCCCTGCTGCTCTCCATGGTGATGATAATTTATCGGTATTATCGGACAACTGACGTCCGTGAAGTCTCAAAACTGCAGGGGTAA
- a CDS encoding respiratory chain complex I subunit 1 family protein yields the protein MELLTTIAGVVLITLFGIIAGLFLIGVDRICAARMQMRQGPPLTQPFTDIRKLLCKDSVVPANAIPSLFNAAPIVAFASAVTVLFYLPLGSILPVGTPLPMIGEYGDLILIMYLLTVPALAMVAGGFASGSPYASVGAQREMVTMIAYEFPLAIAIVAIAWRLAVEGLVMPFSVNTLAANPIWTVVGPVGIIGCILLLIVLAWVTPAELSRIPCDTPEAETELCGGLLVEYSGRNLALFSLSMAAKLVAMAGLAVLLFFPWNLSPVLGMSGVMAAGVDLIFFLLKVIVVMFFSVSLVRVVMARFRINTVVSLYWGWLTTIGLIGMFLIILDGSILSAGCFL from the coding sequence ATGGAGCTTCTTACCACCATTGCTGGTGTTGTACTCATCACGTTGTTTGGGATAATAGCCGGTCTTTTCCTGATAGGTGTTGACCGAATCTGTGCAGCACGAATGCAGATGAGACAGGGACCTCCCCTGACCCAGCCCTTTACCGATATCAGAAAACTCCTCTGCAAGGATTCAGTCGTACCTGCAAATGCTATCCCGTCACTTTTTAATGCAGCACCCATCGTTGCATTTGCATCAGCAGTGACGGTACTCTTTTACCTTCCCCTGGGCAGCATTCTCCCGGTCGGGACACCTCTTCCCATGATTGGTGAATATGGAGACCTGATCTTGATCATGTACCTGTTGACGGTCCCGGCCCTTGCGATGGTTGCCGGGGGATTTGCTTCAGGATCTCCCTATGCAAGTGTGGGTGCCCAGCGTGAGATGGTGACTATGATCGCCTATGAGTTTCCTCTTGCAATCGCAATTGTCGCAATTGCCTGGAGACTTGCCGTAGAAGGTTTGGTCATGCCATTCTCTGTGAACACGCTCGCAGCAAATCCCATTTGGACAGTTGTCGGACCGGTCGGAATCATCGGCTGTATCCTCCTGCTCATCGTACTTGCATGGGTCACCCCTGCTGAGCTCTCCCGGATCCCCTGTGATACCCCGGAAGCAGAAACCGAACTGTGTGGTGGGCTTCTGGTCGAGTACTCGGGACGAAACCTTGCCCTCTTCTCCCTCTCCATGGCTGCGAAACTGGTGGCGATGGCAGGCCTTGCGGTGCTCCTCTTCTTCCCCTGGAATCTCTCTCCGGTTCTTGGAATGTCAGGAGTCATGGCAGCCGGAGTAGATCTGATCTTCTTCCTTCTCAAGGTGATTGTGGTCATGTTTTTCTCCGTTTCACTTGTCCGGGTGGTTATGGCACGGTTCAGGATCAACACCGTGGTATCTTTGTATTGGGGATGGCTCACGACCATCGGACTCATCGGGATGTTTCTTATCATACTTGATGGGAGTATTCTCAGTGCGGGGTGTTTCTTATGA
- the mnhG gene encoding monovalent cation/H(+) antiporter subunit G: MIADTIILVLLVIGLLFNALGVIGLLRFPDVYTRLHASTKATTFGSIFLCLGVVVFAISQYLGTSDSQYLMVITHTIIAVFALAITNAAGSHAIARAAHRSGQNPDPAVVDKLTEAGL, encoded by the coding sequence ATGATCGCAGATACTATTATACTCGTCCTGCTTGTCATCGGACTCTTATTCAATGCTCTTGGAGTAATCGGACTCTTGCGATTCCCTGATGTGTACACGCGACTTCATGCATCGACCAAGGCAACAACATTTGGAAGTATCTTCCTCTGCCTTGGAGTGGTCGTATTTGCAATATCACAATACCTAGGGACCAGTGATTCCCAGTATCTCATGGTCATCACCCACACCATCATTGCCGTCTTTGCTCTGGCAATAACGAATGCTGCAGGATCTCATGCAATCGCCCGTGCTGCACACCGGAGCGGACAAAATCCAGACCCCGCAGTCGTAGATAAACTAACGGAGGCAGGCCTGTGA
- a CDS encoding 23S rRNA (pseudouridine(1915)-N(3))-methyltransferase RlmH: MITILMVRIKLFVIGKVKESYIREAIADYAKRIGSYCQIECKEFLESTIPDDHPASVDGAKKNEGEKLCSGITQQDYVIALDRTGKTNTSEGLADIIKSCEVNGPYQIVFLIGGPHGLSVSCKNRADYILSMSAMTFPHQLARLLLYEQIYRAFTIIRGQPYHR; the protein is encoded by the coding sequence ATGATTACAATCCTGATGGTCAGGATCAAATTATTTGTTATTGGAAAGGTGAAAGAGTCGTATATCCGTGAGGCAATTGCCGATTATGCCAAACGAATTGGTTCATATTGCCAGATAGAATGTAAAGAATTCCTTGAATCCACAATACCTGATGACCATCCGGCTTCTGTTGACGGAGCAAAAAAAAATGAAGGAGAAAAATTATGCAGTGGGATCACACAGCAGGATTATGTAATAGCCCTTGATCGTACTGGAAAAACCAACACCAGTGAGGGTCTCGCTGATATTATCAAATCATGTGAGGTCAATGGTCCTTATCAGATCGTTTTTCTTATTGGTGGTCCACATGGATTGTCAGTTTCTTGTAAAAACAGGGCGGATTATATACTTTCGATGTCAGCAATGACGTTTCCACATCAACTGGCACGACTATTATTGTATGAACAGATATACCGTGCTTTTACCATTATCAGAGGGCAGCCGTATCATCGTTGA
- a CDS encoding hydrogenase gives MIESFTLSTGFGAWNAVFWVIAFIIAFIIGWLIWSRGEKTYDSSAGATAPFLSGNAEPEKEAVHIRAGNLYWGYTDALSGYYKFIKPFHTGNLSDYFLAYLFVTALVLIVVVILK, from the coding sequence ATGATAGAATCATTCACGCTTTCAACCGGATTTGGTGCATGGAATGCCGTATTCTGGGTGATTGCCTTCATTATAGCCTTCATCATAGGATGGCTCATCTGGTCACGTGGAGAGAAGACCTATGATTCGAGTGCAGGAGCAACGGCCCCGTTCCTCTCAGGAAATGCAGAACCTGAAAAAGAGGCGGTACACATCCGGGCAGGAAACCTGTACTGGGGATATACCGATGCCCTGTCAGGATACTACAAATTCATAAAGCCCTTCCATACCGGTAATCTTTCGGATTATTTCCTGGCATATTTGTTTGTGACGGCTCTCGTCCTCATCGTGGTGGTGATCCTGAAATGA
- a CDS encoding nickel-dependent hydrogenase large subunit, with protein MSQKKAPYELPIGPIHPALKEPINFTFQMNGEVVEKVNFSPGRAHRGIEWMGMRRNPVQILHLCDRICGICGVAHALVFAQAVEQIADIEVPDRAYYVRTIIAEFERIQSHILWAGVAAHELGFDTLFYLAWQIREESVDVIEYITGNRVNYGIMMLGGTRRDITVDMFPRLEQALQYYEGLLEKMVNLFLNDKTIAMRCKNTGILTKRRALELATVGPTSRASGLAMDVRIDSPYAAYGDLDFDIVLPDVYGSDGTGDVYDRIIVRIFEVKQSIDIIRQCMKQMPEGPVLAEEKYAKLLMNLKKASGEAFARVEAPRGEDMHYVRMNGKQEAPEMWKVKASTYSNQMAWVEILQGEQIADIPIIVASIDPCMSCTDRVAVVSTDGDAGIMTKEHLHRLSVEKTRRLQA; from the coding sequence ATGAGTCAGAAAAAAGCACCCTATGAACTCCCTATCGGTCCGATACATCCGGCATTAAAAGAGCCAATCAATTTCACCTTTCAGATGAATGGTGAGGTTGTTGAAAAGGTCAATTTTTCACCAGGCCGGGCACACCGTGGCATTGAATGGATGGGCATGCGAAGAAATCCGGTTCAGATCCTGCACCTGTGTGATAGGATCTGCGGTATCTGTGGCGTTGCTCATGCACTTGTCTTTGCACAGGCAGTTGAGCAGATTGCAGATATCGAGGTTCCTGACCGGGCGTATTATGTCCGGACCATTATTGCCGAGTTTGAGAGAATCCAGTCTCACATCCTTTGGGCCGGAGTCGCCGCCCACGAACTCGGATTTGATACCCTCTTTTACCTTGCCTGGCAGATTCGGGAAGAGTCAGTCGATGTAATTGAGTATATTACCGGAAACCGGGTCAATTATGGTATCATGATGCTTGGAGGAACCCGTCGTGACATCACAGTCGATATGTTCCCCCGTCTTGAGCAGGCTCTCCAGTACTATGAGGGGCTCCTGGAAAAGATGGTCAACCTCTTCCTCAATGACAAGACCATTGCCATGCGGTGCAAAAACACCGGAATTCTGACGAAACGCCGGGCATTGGAACTTGCAACGGTTGGACCAACCTCTCGGGCTTCCGGCCTTGCCATGGATGTCAGAATTGATTCTCCCTATGCAGCATATGGAGACCTTGATTTTGATATCGTGCTTCCTGATGTCTATGGCAGTGATGGTACCGGGGATGTATATGACCGGATCATTGTCCGCATCTTTGAGGTGAAACAATCAATCGACATCATCAGGCAGTGCATGAAACAGATGCCCGAAGGCCCGGTTCTTGCTGAAGAGAAGTATGCCAAACTGCTCATGAATCTCAAGAAGGCATCCGGCGAGGCATTTGCACGGGTTGAAGCTCCCCGTGGAGAGGATATGCACTATGTCAGGATGAATGGAAAGCAGGAAGCTCCTGAGATGTGGAAAGTCAAGGCATCAACCTACTCAAACCAGATGGCCTGGGTTGAGATTCTGCAGGGAGAGCAGATTGCTGACATCCCGATTATTGTCGCATCCATTGATCCCTGTATGTCATGCACCGATCGGGTTGCTGTGGTAAGTACAGACGGGGATGCTGGGATCATGACAAAGGAACATCTTCACCGGTTATCGGTTGAAAAGACACGGAGGCTTCAGGCATGA
- a CDS encoding NADH-quinone oxidoreductase subunit C: MRATMTPQELADRFVQKFGTRVSNVQVKERCEGVKKLPQKTVWMTVSREDINDAVAELISIDYPHLGVIAASDNGDMIDLLYHLQVFFGGKHEEICVVFTIQVPKSDPHVPTISGLIPGAVYSEREKQDMIGVTVDGIPDSRRIFLPDDFPENVYPWRKDEKGIPPSMVRELWKVDRPTDRAVPTVAEPEPVEKKEPEPAKEAPSGGAAE; encoded by the coding sequence ATGAGAGCAACCATGACACCACAGGAACTGGCAGACCGGTTTGTCCAGAAATTCGGCACCCGGGTGAGTAATGTCCAGGTAAAGGAGCGGTGTGAAGGAGTGAAAAAACTCCCCCAGAAGACGGTGTGGATGACGGTTTCCCGTGAAGATATCAATGATGCGGTTGCAGAACTCATCTCAATCGATTATCCACACCTCGGGGTTATCGCAGCATCAGATAATGGGGATATGATAGACCTTCTCTACCATCTTCAGGTCTTCTTTGGTGGAAAACATGAGGAGATTTGTGTTGTGTTCACCATTCAGGTCCCAAAATCAGACCCCCATGTGCCCACGATATCCGGGCTCATCCCCGGTGCAGTCTATTCTGAACGTGAGAAACAGGACATGATCGGGGTTACCGTTGATGGCATTCCTGACTCACGGCGTATCTTTCTACCAGATGACTTTCCTGAAAATGTATACCCCTGGAGGAAGGATGAAAAAGGCATTCCCCCCTCTATGGTCAGGGAACTCTGGAAAGTTGATCGCCCCACCGACAGGGCTGTTCCCACGGTAGCAGAACCTGAACCGGTCGAGAAGAAGGAACCAGAACCTGCGAAGGAGGCCCCATCCGGAGGTGCAGCAGAATGA
- the mbhE gene encoding hydrogen gas-evolving membrane-bound hydrogenase subunit E, protein MMRTKVAWFTLVVLAAGLLFAAVSLPFGSPAMSDMDDYFIAHGQEQTGANNIVTSIVFDFRGFDTLGEACVLFTAVFGVSVLFRLRKKEEDYEYE, encoded by the coding sequence ATGATGCGAACCAAAGTAGCATGGTTTACGCTTGTAGTTCTGGCAGCCGGCCTCTTGTTTGCTGCAGTCTCATTACCGTTCGGAAGCCCTGCGATGTCAGACATGGATGACTACTTTATCGCTCACGGGCAGGAGCAGACCGGTGCAAATAACATCGTGACATCCATTGTCTTCGATTTCCGTGGTTTTGATACCCTGGGAGAGGCATGTGTCCTGTTTACCGCAGTCTTTGGAGTATCAGTCCTTTTCAGACTTCGGAAAAAAGAGGAGGACTACGAATATGAGTGA